One genomic segment of Bacteroidales bacterium includes these proteins:
- a CDS encoding tetratricopeptide repeat protein has translation MIYIIKKYSRVSFISLMFVIICFSSFSQNTKTLTDEVKKDIKNYKKLIIQYQNSGNISLVSQYSNKIAFIYWENNYYTEAINYFIKSAEINKKKENYRGLKLINDNIGMIYSDMNDYENALIYFKKSLKIAKNKQSKKQIVHAINNVAITLNYLKKNNEAINILLEALNISKELNDIYLLRTCYGNLAENYEKIGNSEKSFENFNYYNTFNKQIIKIELATKEEENKKSLEQMKNRTDKAESLVKEKDIELIDKSSKLKIAKDSLEKAEIISKEKQMQIDLLNKDKKLKELVIKEKEAKLRLNTLIRNFILLGFLLVLAFSFLLFKQFKQIKKVNKLLKKVNIELKIKNIQILDSISYARRIQDAILPYERSIKEKIPDSFILFKPRDIVSGDFYWYSEQNGKLFIAAVDCTGHGVPGAFMSMIGNTLLNEIVNEKKITKPSEILKKLNEGIVFIMNQSEKREDIQDDGMEVTMCCIDNIKKEIQIASANQNSIIIENNEFKIINGDIYTIGGIFSLKSNMNFNNHVFKINKGTTVYLFSDGLQDQFGGNNNKKFMIGRLKKLIIDIQKYNMSQQFEIINNSFNEWKGKGKQIDDVLLIGIRFS, from the coding sequence ATGATTTATATAATTAAAAAATATTCGAGAGTTAGTTTTATTTCATTAATGTTTGTAATTATTTGTTTTAGTAGTTTTTCTCAAAATACTAAAACATTAACAGATGAAGTAAAGAAAGATATCAAAAATTATAAAAAACTTATTATTCAATATCAAAATAGCGGTAATATTAGCCTTGTATCTCAGTATTCTAATAAAATTGCCTTTATTTACTGGGAAAATAATTATTATACTGAAGCAATTAACTATTTTATTAAATCAGCAGAAATAAATAAAAAAAAAGAAAATTATCGTGGACTTAAATTAATTAATGACAATATCGGTATGATATATTCCGATATGAATGATTATGAAAATGCTTTGATTTATTTTAAGAAAAGTCTAAAAATTGCTAAAAACAAACAAAGTAAAAAACAAATTGTTCACGCTATTAATAATGTTGCAATAACTTTAAATTATCTAAAAAAAAACAATGAAGCAATTAATATCTTGTTAGAAGCACTAAATATTTCTAAAGAATTAAATGATATATATTTACTAAGAACTTGTTATGGTAATCTGGCAGAAAACTATGAAAAAATTGGTAATTCTGAAAAGTCATTTGAGAACTTTAATTATTATAACACATTTAATAAACAAATAATAAAAATTGAGTTAGCTACCAAAGAAGAAGAAAACAAGAAATCTTTAGAACAAATGAAAAACAGAACTGACAAAGCTGAATCATTAGTCAAGGAAAAAGATATTGAATTAATTGATAAATCATCAAAATTAAAAATTGCAAAAGATTCACTCGAAAAAGCCGAAATAATAAGCAAAGAAAAACAAATGCAAATTGACCTTTTAAACAAGGATAAAAAACTGAAAGAACTTGTAATTAAAGAAAAGGAAGCAAAATTGAGACTTAATACATTGATTAGGAATTTTATTTTACTTGGTTTTTTATTGGTTCTTGCTTTTTCGTTTCTACTTTTTAAACAATTTAAACAAATAAAAAAAGTAAATAAATTATTAAAAAAAGTAAATATAGAACTAAAAATAAAAAATATTCAAATTCTTGATAGTATAAGTTATGCAAGAAGGATTCAGGATGCAATATTACCTTATGAAAGGTCAATAAAAGAAAAAATACCTGATTCTTTTATCTTGTTTAAACCACGGGATATTGTTAGCGGTGATTTTTACTGGTATTCCGAACAAAATGGAAAATTATTCATAGCTGCTGTCGATTGCACAGGACATGGTGTGCCAGGCGCATTTATGTCGATGATAGGTAATACACTTTTGAACGAAATTGTAAATGAAAAGAAAATAACAAAACCATCAGAAATATTGAAAAAATTGAACGAAGGTATTGTATTTATTATGAACCAGAGTGAAAAAAGAGAAGATATTCAGGATGATGGCATGGAAGTAACTATGTGTTGTATTGATAATATAAAAAAAGAAATACAAATTGCATCTGCAAATCAAAATTCAATAATTATTGAAAATAATGAATTTAAAATTATTAATGGTGACATATATACTATTGGTGGTATATTTTCATTAAAATCAAATATGAATTTTAATAATCATGTTTTTAAAATTAATAAAGGAACAACTGTTTATCTTTTTTCTGATGGTTTACAAGACCAATTTGGAGGTAATAATAATAAAAAGTTTATGATAGGTAGATTAAAAAAGCTTATTATTGATATTCAAAAATATAATATGTCGCAGCAATTTGAAATTATTAATAACTCATTCAATGAGTGGAAAGGAAAAGGTAAACAAATTGACGATGTGCTTTTAATAGGTATTAGATTTAGTTAG